In Pocillopora verrucosa isolate sample1 chromosome 13, ASM3666991v2, whole genome shotgun sequence, one genomic interval encodes:
- the LOC136277875 gene encoding uncharacterized protein isoform X2: protein MIAKELLLLFVFCGVEFTSAVSEQWEQRSQCRNQTVVCPCKDRRGVSGHVLVVTCSDQNDPKIQVCGGKALYSGECGKVYFSSKRHRRDTGNLPRGPVIEYAKLDGLDTAYIGTTVNITCKIQGFDDVSGYFLKNDIKVKEDDELQKYQYFKPRVIVKPPNYVFHLEIKNVTMEDAGNYTCKASKYGRKSTKTFLLEVGPCPAGFYCPPGRRDRIPCPQGTYQPNISQTSEQACKPCPFLTNSSKNPSGIQPNVYEADCPELTATSQAVTKIATTDMAATSQDVSQIVMIGVACAFFIIIVVAPLSLFIAKKKRWLWFSSSRHSHNPECFPCQPMLDENGDIENAECAEVLKQLPEIDYEPRHDVFICYCYKDVGWVKELHAELEKRGFECCIDFKTFAIGVPIVQNITEAICYSKKTIAVLSPDFIKSEWCTHELHKALSRVRYHQVVPVMYKNCEIPFALQDTTYLDWENCNVKPYFWEQLEKALRKPNGEAYNRSHPQNGNQSSTVSSSL from the exons ATGATTGCGAAGGAACTTCtactactttttgttttttgcggAGTGGAATTTACCTCTGCTGTATCGGAACAATGGGAACAGAGATCGCAATGCCGTAACCAGACGGTAGTTTGTCCTTGCAAGGACAGGCGAGGAGTGAGTGGCCATGTGCTTGTGGTAACGTGTAGTGATCAAAACGATCCAAAAATTCAAGTTTGCGGAGGGAAAGCTTTATACTCAGGGGAGTGTGGAAAAG TgtacttttcatcaaaaaggCACAGACGTGACACAGGAAATT tacCAAGAGGCCCAGTTATAGAGTATGCAAAACTTGATGGTTTGGACACAGCTTACATTGGAACTACAGTCAACATCACTTGTAAAATCCAAGGCTTTGATGATGTGAGTGGCTATTTCTTGAAGAATGACATAAAGGTAAAGGAGGATGATGAACTACAGAAGTATCAATATTTCAAGCCAAGAGTAATAGTTAAACCTCCCAACTATGTTTTCCATCTGGAAATTAAGAATGTCACCATGGAAGATGCAGGAAACTACACATGTAAAGCTTCCAAATATGGACGgaaatcaacaaaaacatttcttcttgAAGTTG GACCATGTCCAGCAGGTTTTTATTGCCCTCCAGGAAGACGTGATCGCATTCCATGCCCTCAGGGAACATACCAGCCAAACATTAGCCAGACATCTGAACAGGCCTGTAAACCATGTCCTTTCCTTACCAACTCATCAAAGAATCCAAGTGGTATACAACCAAATGTATATGAAGCTGACTGTCCAG AGTTGACTGCAACATCACAAGCTGTCACCAAGATTGCCACAACAGACATGGCTGCAACATCACAAGATGTCAGTCAGATTGTCATGATAGGCGTGGCTTGtgctttttttattatcatagttGTAGCACCTCTATCATTATTTATTGCAAAGAAGAAACGTTGGCTGTGGTTCTCTTCCTCAAGACACAGCCATAATCCAGAGTGTTTCCCTTGCCAGCCAATGTTAGATGAGAATGGAGATATAGAGAATGCTGAGTGTGCTGAAGTTTTGAAACAGTTGCCAGAAATAG attatgAACCAAGGCATGACGTGTTTATATGCTATTGTTACAAAGATGTTGGCTGGGTGAAAGAACTTCATGCTGAGCTTGAAAAACGAGGTTTCGAGTGCTGTATTGACTTTAAGACTTTCGCTATTGGTGTACCAATAGTGCAAAACATTACTGAAGCAATTTGCtacagtaaaaaaacaattgcaGTACTTTCCCCAGACTTCATTAAAAGTGAGTGGTGTACACATGAGCTACACAAGGCGCTTTCCAGGGTGCGATATCATCAGGTTGTACCAGTTATGTACAAGAACTGTGAAATACCATTTGCTCTTCAAGACACAACCTACCTGGATTGGGAAAACTGCAATGTGAAACCCTACTTCTGGGAACAGCTTGAAAAAGCTTTAAGGAAACCAAATGGCGAGGCTTACAACAGAAGTCATCCCCAAAATGGAAATCAAAGCTCCACAGTCTCTTCAAGTCTCTAA
- the LOC136277875 gene encoding uncharacterized protein isoform X1, which yields MIAKELLLLFVFCGVEFTSAVSEQWEQRSQCRNQTVVCPCKDRRGVSGHVLVVTCSDQNDPKIQVCGGKALYSGECGKVYFSSKRHRRDTGNCNNGIIPGSPHPSDDADPYINMTSGSTITRYVDGSHRFTCNVYSNFAANVTWLINGILISLDSKLKREKYKFGSCKQSLHVTQISEEDAGNYTCVVTNEKGKSYSATAKLIVSYSAAAKLIVKVPRGPVIEYAKLDGLDTAYIGTTVNITCKIQGFDDVSGYFLKNDIKVKEDDELQKYQYFKPRVIVKPPNYVFHLEIKNVTMEDAGNYTCKASKYGRKSTKTFLLEVGPCPAGFYCPPGRRDRIPCPQGTYQPNISQTSEQACKPCPFLTNSSKNPSGIQPNVYEADCPELTATSQAVTKIATTDMAATSQDVSQIVMIGVACAFFIIIVVAPLSLFIAKKKRWLWFSSSRHSHNPECFPCQPMLDENGDIENAECAEVLKQLPEIDYEPRHDVFICYCYKDVGWVKELHAELEKRGFECCIDFKTFAIGVPIVQNITEAICYSKKTIAVLSPDFIKSEWCTHELHKALSRVRYHQVVPVMYKNCEIPFALQDTTYLDWENCNVKPYFWEQLEKALRKPNGEAYNRSHPQNGNQSSTVSSSL from the exons ATGATTGCGAAGGAACTTCtactactttttgttttttgcggAGTGGAATTTACCTCTGCTGTATCGGAACAATGGGAACAGAGATCGCAATGCCGTAACCAGACGGTAGTTTGTCCTTGCAAGGACAGGCGAGGAGTGAGTGGCCATGTGCTTGTGGTAACGTGTAGTGATCAAAACGATCCAAAAATTCAAGTTTGCGGAGGGAAAGCTTTATACTCAGGGGAGTGTGGAAAAG TgtacttttcatcaaaaaggCACAGACGTGACACAGGAAATTGTAATAATGGAATCATTCCAGGATCCCCTCACCCCTCAGATGATGCAGACCCCTATATAAATATGACCTCTGGATCTACCATAACAAGATATGTGGATGGCAGCCACAGATTTACATGCAATGTCTATTCAAATTTTGCGGCAAATGTAACATGGCTGATTAATGGCATACTTATTTCTCTGGATTCCAAACTGAAAAGGGAGAAATACAAATTTGGATCCTGCAAACAAAGTCTACATGTCACACAAATTTCAGAAGAGGATGCAGGAAACTACACATGTGTTGTGACAAATGAGAAGGGGAAAAGTTATTCAGCTACAGCTAAGTTGATTGTCAGTTATTCAGCTGCAGCTAAGTTGATTGTCAAGG tacCAAGAGGCCCAGTTATAGAGTATGCAAAACTTGATGGTTTGGACACAGCTTACATTGGAACTACAGTCAACATCACTTGTAAAATCCAAGGCTTTGATGATGTGAGTGGCTATTTCTTGAAGAATGACATAAAGGTAAAGGAGGATGATGAACTACAGAAGTATCAATATTTCAAGCCAAGAGTAATAGTTAAACCTCCCAACTATGTTTTCCATCTGGAAATTAAGAATGTCACCATGGAAGATGCAGGAAACTACACATGTAAAGCTTCCAAATATGGACGgaaatcaacaaaaacatttcttcttgAAGTTG GACCATGTCCAGCAGGTTTTTATTGCCCTCCAGGAAGACGTGATCGCATTCCATGCCCTCAGGGAACATACCAGCCAAACATTAGCCAGACATCTGAACAGGCCTGTAAACCATGTCCTTTCCTTACCAACTCATCAAAGAATCCAAGTGGTATACAACCAAATGTATATGAAGCTGACTGTCCAG AGTTGACTGCAACATCACAAGCTGTCACCAAGATTGCCACAACAGACATGGCTGCAACATCACAAGATGTCAGTCAGATTGTCATGATAGGCGTGGCTTGtgctttttttattatcatagttGTAGCACCTCTATCATTATTTATTGCAAAGAAGAAACGTTGGCTGTGGTTCTCTTCCTCAAGACACAGCCATAATCCAGAGTGTTTCCCTTGCCAGCCAATGTTAGATGAGAATGGAGATATAGAGAATGCTGAGTGTGCTGAAGTTTTGAAACAGTTGCCAGAAATAG attatgAACCAAGGCATGACGTGTTTATATGCTATTGTTACAAAGATGTTGGCTGGGTGAAAGAACTTCATGCTGAGCTTGAAAAACGAGGTTTCGAGTGCTGTATTGACTTTAAGACTTTCGCTATTGGTGTACCAATAGTGCAAAACATTACTGAAGCAATTTGCtacagtaaaaaaacaattgcaGTACTTTCCCCAGACTTCATTAAAAGTGAGTGGTGTACACATGAGCTACACAAGGCGCTTTCCAGGGTGCGATATCATCAGGTTGTACCAGTTATGTACAAGAACTGTGAAATACCATTTGCTCTTCAAGACACAACCTACCTGGATTGGGAAAACTGCAATGTGAAACCCTACTTCTGGGAACAGCTTGAAAAAGCTTTAAGGAAACCAAATGGCGAGGCTTACAACAGAAGTCATCCCCAAAATGGAAATCAAAGCTCCACAGTCTCTTCAAGTCTCTAA